Proteins encoded within one genomic window of Amorphoplanes friuliensis DSM 7358:
- a CDS encoding SCO7613 C-terminal domain-containing membrane protein → MAQSQEPDGYDDELARIDASIADLKIRDMAAAKERTQIASKIQAAQFQRDILAHANQQKKRPAKTTRRVRRRPEESTGAPSWSEPGTARTPPPGAATDGVTMLLDDPPPTERPAPPPRPPRRPRVAPLPPEPEAHAPHEPETSSQSVQNILLGLSALVLGVAAIVFAGAASNAVGRAFILAIATAVALGVAPMVSRRGLTSTAETLAAVGLVLLPMTMFALHGSRALGGTAVPSTVFLGITLLISAVASFLYAGVTRLAAPRYATVVAVQPVPPLLAYPAIESPAGWALALTAVALIDLLLLTTVIRKGRLLPRWPLGRPVAGDRETLAEADARQRGADDFAAREDDPADPASYEDAPARPESLPEEPDLIIDGLTGRRRWKWLPTRIFPGPRPAGAPAAGTVPLAPPATPPSAGWLRGLTFGLLCLAAAGAVVYASAALLGADAVIDAVRSGLILVLAALTVSAAARMVDHILARNIAGGVLALAVIAAVARIAAVASPAWTLAAAAAAVALTGAVVRMVPDEVRRGPQYASAGALTLIGLFVAVDALRAAIAPVQAARPIWNADTAAYATRIAEAAGQSGWLLALSALLLTIAAALALPTEYRHEGAVTGVALTALAVPASLGLPWSEAPWPLVLAAIGLGGAGLMAPTRRIAIAHIAAAGVVGLFGAAAALSASWLTAAVLLALAGAGVMVAVAARQIPVRLYAWLIGDWASGAAALAIPGAVVTAVLATSDPGGGPPPTEAVTVPALALGFLAVAGTLTYAAVFQVARREISLPMTGGAGAGAVAMALAALLAPGATAPDIWVGALLLAAAGLLFFAKSLDAGRRADRMVDGPDIAAAAATVAVCGALARVAALAFPEAPLAVAAIVVLIVAFGVRALPEDWRRGPVRGVGAAGIVIVAIAGWQALAGGLRIISAPGPIWASEIGAYSTTPPAGAWQAPVALVIAAVAAAVALPRPAKYDVSALCVALATVGAPAAFGLPWWSPLLIGGAVALAYGMGAVAATDPRAAIARAAVAAVVALHAAGAGLVRPWSTAIALGLITLTGILVAWMARADLTPGSHRQWAETADGDEVVNLALDDTGMPRHRAQIGGAATAAALFAAPGVLAAMAADQGNSAQVVLTAALAGSSVALALLALAARWVPQYLPWATFGLVFGAFVTAIASIPSDYPTALYAAAAALLGVVAELLRGATPAPGLTVAPNRFWGEGGYVRPRWTAIRPSGLRGRWLVDPATGAVVVAALPTALALISIAPALKASLLDPMQQLSAIWEGPVAAVATPASGSVDGTSVLAAVLLTVAAALAALGFGGKPAEAVPVILPGLAITLLIAPIALNAQWPAATSTALIVFTISMLGLALTPPPIATRATLLRTTRNIVFVIGLLAGGAGLAGSLATQQLTLFTLGAAIGVGLVGAIAGRSRHARILGWIFTAVMGQFFVLTVALVAGLTPPWAAFGVLAVGAVLLVLEAAIPRLGLPEYRQEATTVEWSGYASALLAGALAYSSPAHLAALLAAWGAVLGLAATRPGRTPNQRRNLFWLAVGFEIIGIWLFIAIADVALPEAYTLPFAALALLVGILESRQRPDLSSWAAYGPALVAAFVPTIGIVVATDAGDLRELLLLLSAVATLIIGSRMQQQAPVVVGAVATAIATIHFATTLVGPWLVLVPVGVILLFLGATNENRRRTQERLRGALVRMR, encoded by the coding sequence GTGGCGCAGTCGCAGGAGCCGGACGGCTACGACGATGAGCTCGCTCGCATCGATGCGTCGATCGCAGACCTCAAGATCCGCGACATGGCGGCAGCGAAGGAACGCACCCAGATAGCGAGCAAGATCCAGGCCGCGCAGTTCCAGCGGGACATCCTGGCGCACGCCAACCAGCAGAAGAAACGCCCCGCGAAGACGACACGCCGGGTGCGACGCCGCCCGGAGGAGAGCACCGGGGCGCCGTCCTGGTCCGAGCCCGGCACCGCACGGACGCCCCCGCCCGGTGCCGCGACCGACGGTGTGACGATGCTGCTCGACGACCCGCCGCCGACCGAGAGGCCCGCACCGCCTCCGCGTCCGCCGCGCCGGCCCCGCGTCGCGCCGCTGCCGCCGGAGCCCGAGGCGCACGCACCGCACGAGCCCGAGACTTCCTCGCAGTCGGTGCAAAACATTCTGCTCGGCCTCAGCGCGCTCGTGCTGGGCGTCGCGGCCATCGTTTTTGCCGGTGCGGCCAGCAACGCCGTCGGTCGCGCGTTCATCCTCGCCATAGCCACCGCCGTTGCCCTCGGTGTGGCGCCCATGGTCTCGCGCCGCGGGCTGACCTCGACGGCGGAGACCCTGGCCGCGGTCGGCCTGGTGCTGCTGCCGATGACGATGTTCGCGCTGCACGGCAGCCGGGCACTCGGCGGCACCGCTGTTCCGTCCACCGTTTTCCTCGGCATCACCCTGCTGATCTCCGCCGTGGCGTCGTTCCTCTACGCCGGTGTCACCCGGCTCGCCGCACCGCGTTACGCCACGGTTGTCGCGGTGCAGCCGGTGCCGCCGCTGCTGGCGTACCCGGCGATCGAGAGCCCGGCCGGCTGGGCGTTGGCGCTGACCGCGGTCGCGCTCATCGACCTGCTGCTCCTGACCACCGTGATCCGCAAGGGCCGCCTGCTGCCGCGCTGGCCGCTGGGCCGTCCGGTCGCCGGTGACCGCGAGACCCTGGCCGAGGCGGATGCCCGCCAGCGAGGCGCGGACGACTTCGCGGCCCGGGAGGACGACCCGGCCGACCCGGCGTCCTACGAAGACGCCCCGGCCCGGCCCGAGTCGCTCCCCGAAGAGCCCGACCTGATCATCGACGGGCTGACCGGACGCCGCCGCTGGAAGTGGCTCCCGACCCGGATCTTCCCCGGTCCCCGCCCGGCCGGCGCCCCGGCCGCGGGAACGGTCCCGCTCGCCCCGCCGGCCACACCGCCGTCGGCCGGCTGGCTGCGCGGCCTGACCTTCGGCCTGCTCTGCCTGGCCGCCGCCGGTGCCGTCGTCTACGCGAGCGCGGCCCTGCTGGGCGCCGACGCCGTGATCGACGCCGTGCGTTCCGGCCTGATCCTGGTGCTGGCCGCCCTCACCGTGTCGGCCGCCGCGCGCATGGTCGACCACATCCTGGCCCGCAACATCGCCGGCGGTGTGCTCGCGCTGGCCGTGATCGCGGCCGTCGCCCGGATCGCCGCCGTCGCCTCGCCCGCCTGGACCCTGGCCGCCGCGGCAGCCGCCGTCGCGCTCACCGGCGCCGTCGTCCGCATGGTGCCCGACGAGGTCCGGCGCGGCCCGCAGTACGCGTCGGCCGGTGCGCTCACGCTCATCGGCCTCTTCGTCGCCGTGGACGCCCTGCGCGCCGCGATCGCCCCCGTGCAGGCCGCCCGCCCGATCTGGAACGCCGACACCGCCGCCTACGCCACCCGCATCGCCGAGGCCGCCGGCCAGTCCGGCTGGCTGCTCGCCCTGAGCGCGTTGCTGCTGACCATCGCCGCCGCGCTCGCGCTGCCCACCGAATACCGGCACGAGGGTGCGGTCACCGGCGTGGCGCTGACCGCTCTGGCCGTACCGGCATCTTTGGGTCTGCCCTGGTCGGAGGCCCCGTGGCCGCTGGTGCTGGCGGCGATCGGCCTCGGCGGCGCCGGCCTGATGGCACCCACCCGGCGTATCGCGATCGCGCACATCGCGGCCGCCGGAGTGGTCGGTCTCTTCGGCGCGGCCGCCGCGCTCAGCGCGTCGTGGCTCACGGCCGCGGTCCTGCTCGCGCTGGCCGGCGCCGGTGTCATGGTCGCGGTCGCGGCCCGACAGATCCCGGTACGCCTGTACGCCTGGCTGATCGGTGACTGGGCTTCCGGCGCCGCCGCCCTGGCGATCCCGGGTGCCGTGGTGACCGCCGTGCTGGCGACCAGCGACCCGGGAGGCGGCCCGCCGCCGACCGAGGCCGTGACCGTGCCCGCGCTGGCTCTGGGCTTCCTGGCTGTCGCCGGCACGCTCACCTACGCCGCGGTGTTCCAGGTGGCCCGCCGCGAGATCAGCCTTCCGATGACCGGTGGAGCCGGTGCGGGCGCCGTGGCGATGGCCCTCGCCGCCCTGCTGGCGCCCGGTGCCACCGCACCCGACATCTGGGTCGGCGCACTGCTGCTGGCCGCCGCCGGGCTGCTGTTCTTCGCCAAGTCGCTCGACGCCGGCCGCCGCGCGGACCGGATGGTCGACGGACCCGACATCGCCGCCGCCGCGGCCACCGTGGCCGTCTGCGGCGCGCTGGCCCGCGTCGCCGCTCTCGCCTTCCCCGAAGCGCCCCTCGCGGTCGCCGCGATCGTGGTGCTGATCGTGGCGTTCGGCGTCCGGGCGCTGCCCGAGGACTGGCGTCGCGGACCCGTACGCGGTGTCGGCGCGGCGGGCATCGTCATCGTCGCGATCGCCGGATGGCAGGCCCTGGCGGGCGGTCTGCGGATCATCTCCGCGCCCGGCCCCATCTGGGCCTCCGAGATCGGCGCCTACTCGACGACCCCGCCGGCCGGCGCCTGGCAGGCCCCGGTCGCGCTGGTGATCGCCGCCGTGGCTGCTGCCGTCGCGCTGCCCCGCCCCGCCAAATACGACGTCAGCGCCCTCTGCGTCGCCCTGGCCACCGTCGGGGCACCGGCCGCCTTCGGCCTGCCGTGGTGGTCGCCGCTGCTCATCGGCGGTGCGGTGGCCCTCGCGTACGGGATGGGTGCGGTCGCGGCCACCGACCCGCGCGCGGCGATCGCCCGGGCCGCTGTCGCAGCGGTTGTCGCCCTGCACGCGGCCGGCGCCGGCCTCGTCCGCCCCTGGTCGACGGCGATCGCGCTCGGTCTGATCACGCTCACCGGCATCCTCGTGGCCTGGATGGCACGAGCCGACCTGACACCGGGTTCCCACCGGCAGTGGGCCGAGACCGCCGACGGCGACGAAGTGGTCAACCTCGCGCTCGACGACACCGGCATGCCCCGCCACCGCGCCCAGATCGGCGGCGCCGCCACGGCCGCGGCCCTCTTCGCGGCCCCCGGTGTGCTCGCGGCCATGGCCGCCGACCAGGGCAACAGCGCCCAGGTGGTCCTCACCGCGGCGCTCGCCGGCTCCAGCGTGGCCCTCGCTTTGCTGGCGCTCGCCGCCCGCTGGGTGCCGCAATATCTGCCCTGGGCCACCTTCGGCCTGGTCTTCGGCGCGTTTGTCACCGCCATCGCTTCGATTCCCAGCGACTACCCCACCGCCCTCTACGCCGCCGCAGCCGCGCTGCTCGGCGTGGTCGCGGAACTGCTGCGCGGCGCCACCCCGGCACCCGGTCTCACCGTCGCCCCGAACCGCTTCTGGGGCGAAGGCGGCTATGTCCGCCCCCGCTGGACCGCGATCCGCCCGAGCGGCCTCCGCGGCCGCTGGCTGGTCGACCCCGCCACCGGCGCGGTGGTCGTCGCCGCCCTGCCCACCGCCCTGGCCCTGATCTCCATCGCACCGGCCCTCAAGGCCTCCCTCCTCGACCCGATGCAGCAGCTCAGCGCGATCTGGGAAGGCCCGGTGGCCGCCGTGGCCACTCCGGCCTCGGGCAGCGTCGACGGCACCAGCGTGCTGGCCGCGGTCCTGCTCACCGTGGCCGCCGCGCTGGCCGCACTCGGGTTCGGTGGCAAGCCCGCCGAGGCCGTACCGGTGATCCTGCCCGGCCTGGCCATCACCCTCCTGATCGCACCGATCGCCCTGAACGCCCAGTGGCCGGCCGCGACCTCGACAGCGCTGATCGTCTTCACGATCTCGATGCTGGGCCTGGCCCTGACCCCGCCACCGATCGCCACCCGGGCCACCCTGCTCCGCACGACCCGCAACATCGTCTTCGTGATCGGCCTGCTCGCGGGCGGCGCCGGCCTCGCCGGAAGCCTCGCCACCCAGCAGCTGACCCTCTTCACCCTCGGCGCCGCCATCGGCGTCGGCCTGGTCGGCGCCATCGCCGGCCGCAGCCGCCACGCCCGGATCCTCGGCTGGATCTTCACCGCCGTCATGGGCCAGTTCTTCGTCCTGACGGTCGCCCTCGTCGCCGGCCTCACCCCGCCGTGGGCCGCGTTCGGCGTCCTCGCCGTGGGGGCGGTGCTGCTGGTCCTCGAAGCCGCCATCCCCCGCCTCGGGCTCCCCGAATACCGCCAGGAAGCCACCACCGTCGAATGGTCCGGGTACGCGTCAGCCCTGCTCGCCGGCGCCCTCGCCTACAGCTCCCCGGCACACCTGGCCGCACTGCTGGCCGCCTGGGGCGCGGTCCTCGGCCTGGCCGCAACCCGCCCCGGCCGCACCCCGAACCAGCGCCGCAACCTGTTCTGGCTGGCCGTCGGCTTCGAAATCATCGGCATCTGGCTCTTCATCGCCATCGCGGACGTCGCCCTGCCTGAGGCCTACACCCTGCCGTTCGCCGCCCTGGCCCTCCTGGTCGGCATCCTCGAATCCCGCCAGCGCCCCGACCTGAGCAGCTGGGCCGCCTACGGCCCGGCGCTCGTAGCGGCCTTCGTGCCCACGATCGGCATCGTGGTCGCCACCGACGCCGGCGACCTCCGGGAGCTTCTGCTCCTGCTCAGCGCGGTGGCCACCCTGATCATCGGCTCGCGCATGCAACAACAAGCGCCGGTCGTGGTCGGCGCGGTAGCCACCGCAATCGCGACCATCCACTTTGCCACGACGCTGGTCGGCCCGTGGCTCGTCCTGGTCCCGGTCGGCGTCATCCTCCTCTTCCTGGGCGCCACCAACGAAAACCGCCGCCGCACCCAGGAACGCCTCCGCGGCGCCCTCGTCCGCATGCGCTGA
- a CDS encoding UDP-glucose dehydrogenase family protein has protein sequence MTIPYPTHQPVPAFPEVEPPSGAARPRLAFLGTGYLGATYAICFAELGYEVLGFDVDEAKIGKLAAGQMPFHEAGLDDLLRSNLSAGRLRFTTSYEEVADFADVHFICVGTPQRGDGMGADLSYVETSVTNLARHLKRRALIVGKSTVPVGTAEWIEQLVAKHTDPGLGVEVAWSPEFLQEGFAVEDVLRPNRIVVGVKSDWANGMLYAAHKGVFDLAATEDREVPLVVTDFATAELVKVAANAFLATKISFINAMAEVCEVAGGDVTQLAKAIGYDPRIGNRFLQAGVGFGGGCLPKDIRAFQARAQELGAGEALRFLHEVDLINLRRRSKVLQLAAELLGRRSGPAGPDLSGTRVAVLGAAFKPNSDDVRDAPSLAVAAALAKAGADVRVYDPQGMENARTAQPGLNYEASMADAVTGAELVCVLTEWAEFRNADPQTLGELVADKRVIDGRNCLDAVLWARAGWQYRGMGRPAPVL, from the coding sequence GTGACCATCCCTTACCCGACCCATCAGCCCGTGCCTGCCTTTCCCGAGGTCGAGCCGCCGTCCGGTGCCGCGCGCCCGCGTCTGGCCTTCCTCGGTACGGGTTATCTCGGCGCCACCTACGCCATCTGTTTTGCCGAGCTCGGGTACGAGGTGCTCGGTTTTGACGTCGACGAAGCCAAGATCGGCAAGCTGGCGGCCGGGCAGATGCCGTTCCACGAGGCCGGGCTGGACGACCTGCTGCGTTCCAACCTCTCGGCGGGCCGCTTGCGCTTCACCACCTCGTACGAGGAGGTTGCCGACTTCGCAGACGTGCACTTCATCTGCGTCGGCACCCCGCAGCGTGGTGACGGCATGGGCGCCGACCTCTCGTACGTCGAGACGTCCGTCACCAACCTCGCCCGGCACCTGAAGCGCCGCGCCCTGATCGTCGGCAAGTCGACCGTCCCCGTCGGCACCGCCGAGTGGATCGAGCAGCTGGTCGCCAAGCACACCGACCCCGGGCTGGGCGTCGAGGTGGCCTGGTCGCCGGAGTTCCTGCAGGAGGGCTTCGCCGTCGAGGACGTGCTGCGCCCCAACCGGATCGTCGTCGGCGTCAAGTCGGACTGGGCGAACGGCATGCTCTACGCCGCGCACAAGGGTGTCTTCGATCTGGCCGCCACCGAGGACCGCGAGGTGCCGCTCGTGGTCACCGACTTCGCGACCGCCGAGCTGGTGAAGGTCGCCGCGAACGCGTTCCTCGCCACCAAGATCAGCTTTATCAACGCGATGGCCGAGGTCTGCGAGGTGGCCGGCGGCGACGTCACCCAGCTCGCGAAGGCGATCGGTTACGACCCGCGCATCGGGAACCGTTTCCTGCAGGCCGGTGTCGGTTTCGGCGGCGGCTGCCTGCCGAAGGACATCCGCGCGTTCCAGGCCCGGGCCCAGGAGCTGGGTGCGGGTGAGGCGCTGCGCTTCCTGCACGAGGTCGACCTGATCAACCTCCGGCGCCGCAGCAAGGTGCTGCAGCTCGCCGCCGAGCTCCTCGGCCGCCGTTCCGGCCCGGCCGGTCCGGATCTTTCCGGGACCCGGGTCGCCGTTCTCGGCGCGGCCTTCAAGCCCAATTCCGACGATGTACGCGACGCGCCGTCACTCGCCGTCGCCGCGGCCCTCGCGAAGGCCGGTGCCGACGTCCGCGTCTACGACCCGCAGGGCATGGAGAACGCCCGTACGGCCCAGCCGGGACTCAACTACGAGGCCTCGATGGCTGATGCGGTCACCGGCGCGGAGCTTGTGTGCGTGCTCACGGAGTGGGCGGAGTTCCGGAACGCGGATCCGCAGACGCTCGGCGAGCTCGTCGCGGACAAGCGTGTCATCGACGGCCGGAACTGCCTGGATGCGGTCCTGTGGGCCCGGGCCGGCTGGCAGTATCGCGGCATGGGACGTCCCGCGCCAGTCCTCTGA
- a CDS encoding acyl-CoA dehydrogenase family protein — protein sequence MPDFDVYQLPEDHETIRAAVREVCDARVAPNAAEADESGEFPKASYDALRSSDFHAPHIPVEYGGAGADALATAIVIEEVARACASSSLIPAVNKLGTMPLILAGSESLKQRYLTPVASGEAMFSYCLSEPEAGSDAVSMTTRAVRDGDYWVLNGVKRWITNAGVSEYYTVFAVTDPAARSRGISAFVVEKSDEGVSFGAPEKKLGIKGSPTREVYFDNVRIPLDRMIGDEGTGFATAMKTLDHTRVTIAAQAVGIAQGALDFAKGYVKERKQFGKAVADFQGIQFMLADMGMKLEAARQLTYVAAGKSERGDADLTYFGAAAKCFASDAAMEITTDAVQLLGGYGYTRDYPVERMMRDAKITQIYEGTNQVQRVVMARQMLKD from the coding sequence ATGCCTGATTTCGACGTGTACCAGCTGCCGGAGGACCACGAGACCATCCGCGCAGCCGTCCGCGAGGTCTGCGACGCGCGCGTGGCGCCGAACGCGGCCGAGGCGGACGAGAGCGGTGAGTTCCCCAAGGCGTCCTACGACGCCCTGCGGTCCTCCGACTTCCACGCCCCTCACATTCCGGTGGAGTACGGCGGTGCCGGTGCCGACGCCCTCGCCACAGCGATCGTGATCGAGGAAGTCGCGCGCGCCTGCGCCAGCTCGTCCCTGATCCCGGCGGTCAACAAACTCGGCACGATGCCGCTGATCCTCGCCGGTTCGGAGTCGCTGAAGCAGCGCTACCTCACCCCCGTCGCGTCGGGCGAGGCGATGTTCTCGTACTGCCTCTCCGAGCCGGAGGCCGGCAGTGACGCGGTCTCGATGACCACCCGCGCGGTCCGCGACGGCGACTACTGGGTCCTCAACGGCGTCAAGCGCTGGATCACCAACGCCGGCGTCTCCGAGTACTACACGGTCTTCGCGGTCACCGACCCGGCCGCCCGCTCCCGCGGCATCTCGGCGTTCGTGGTCGAGAAGTCCGACGAGGGTGTCAGCTTCGGCGCCCCGGAGAAGAAGCTGGGCATCAAGGGCAGCCCCACCCGCGAGGTCTACTTCGACAACGTCCGCATCCCCCTCGACCGCATGATCGGCGACGAGGGCACAGGCTTCGCCACGGCGATGAAAACCCTCGACCACACCCGCGTGACCATCGCCGCCCAGGCTGTCGGCATCGCCCAGGGTGCCCTCGACTTCGCCAAGGGCTACGTCAAGGAACGCAAGCAGTTCGGCAAGGCCGTCGCCGACTTCCAGGGCATCCAGTTCATGCTCGCCGACATGGGCATGAAACTCGAGGCAGCACGCCAGCTGACGTACGTGGCCGCCGGCAAGAGCGAACGCGGCGACGCCGACCTGACGTACTTCGGCGCGGCAGCCAAGTGCTTCGCCTCGGACGCGGCCATGGAAATCACGACGGACGCGGTGCAGCTGCTGGGTGGGTACGGCTACACGCGGGACTACCCGGTCGAACGCATGATGCGCGACGCAAAGATCACCCAGATCTACGAAGGCACCAACCAGGTCCAGCGCGTCGTCATGGCCCGCCAGATGCTCAAGGACTGA
- a CDS encoding serine/threonine protein kinase, whose translation MPLRPGDPLRLGRYEILGRLGQGGMGTVFLARDADDIRVAIKMVRPEYADDPEFRGRFRSEVTRAQQVPPFSTAAVLDADPSHDPPYLVVEYVDGPSLTSYVHERGPLSGPALDSVAVGIATALTAIHGAGVIHRDLKPGNVLFALGGIKVIDFGIARAFEATSRHTRTDQMVGTVAYMAPERFDPEYGQDVTSAADVFAWGAVVAYAATGRTPFSADSPAATAVRILTQPPDTRGIPEPLRGLVEGALAKYPEQRPTARELLDTLLGSQTTPVRWSPAVVVPPPHDAPPASPPRPPRRLRRVVLAVGAAVVLLTGGLVGLHRSKLVEPSGGKAPVVSAAPVDPLTAILAGNRRFSIQFAGADRYFMLDGSELEVSDGTGSKSQFVLQPVGVDYLIKSLGNESYAGPESCLGVKILPDEEAAPAVSAPCTPTKATLFSMSETGKKDKKGRPTYRIGNDEYGWLLWDADAKRSDVTEVGEPQFADQYTLVDRGEI comes from the coding sequence ATGCCGCTGCGTCCTGGCGACCCCCTCCGGCTCGGCAGATACGAGATCCTCGGCCGGCTCGGCCAGGGCGGCATGGGCACGGTCTTCCTCGCCCGTGACGCCGACGACATCCGGGTCGCGATCAAGATGGTCCGGCCCGAGTACGCCGACGACCCCGAGTTCCGCGGACGTTTCCGCAGCGAGGTGACCCGCGCCCAGCAGGTGCCACCGTTCTCCACCGCGGCGGTCCTCGACGCCGACCCCTCGCACGATCCGCCGTACCTGGTGGTCGAGTACGTCGACGGTCCTTCGCTGACCTCGTACGTGCACGAGCGGGGACCGCTGTCCGGCCCGGCCCTGGACAGCGTGGCCGTCGGCATCGCCACGGCCCTCACCGCCATCCACGGCGCGGGTGTCATCCACCGCGATCTCAAGCCCGGCAACGTGCTGTTCGCTCTCGGTGGCATCAAGGTGATCGACTTCGGCATCGCGCGCGCGTTCGAGGCGACGAGCCGGCACACGCGTACCGATCAGATGGTCGGCACGGTCGCCTACATGGCGCCGGAAAGATTCGACCCCGAGTACGGCCAGGACGTGACCTCGGCGGCGGACGTCTTCGCCTGGGGTGCCGTCGTGGCCTACGCGGCGACCGGACGCACACCCTTCTCGGCGGACTCCCCCGCCGCGACAGCCGTCCGCATCCTCACCCAGCCTCCGGACACCCGGGGCATCCCGGAACCACTGCGCGGCCTCGTGGAAGGCGCGCTGGCCAAATATCCGGAGCAGCGCCCGACCGCCCGCGAACTGCTCGACACGCTGCTGGGCAGCCAGACCACACCGGTCCGGTGGTCACCCGCGGTGGTGGTGCCGCCGCCGCACGACGCCCCTCCCGCGTCCCCGCCTCGGCCTCCCCGACGCCTCCGCCGGGTTGTTCTGGCTGTCGGGGCTGCGGTGGTGCTGCTGACCGGTGGCCTGGTCGGTCTGCACCGGTCCAAACTGGTCGAGCCTTCCGGCGGCAAAGCGCCGGTCGTGTCCGCGGCCCCGGTGGATCCCCTCACGGCGATCCTGGCCGGCAACCGGCGCTTCTCGATCCAGTTCGCCGGGGCCGACCGCTACTTCATGCTCGACGGCTCGGAACTCGAGGTCTCCGACGGCACGGGCTCGAAGTCCCAGTTCGTCCTGCAACCGGTGGGCGTCGATTACCTGATCAAATCGCTGGGTAACGAGAGCTACGCCGGTCCGGAAAGCTGCCTGGGCGTCAAAATCCTCCCGGACGAGGAAGCCGCCCCGGCGGTCAGCGCTCCCTGTACCCCGACCAAGGCCACGCTCTTCTCGATGTCCGAGACCGGCAAGAAGGACAAGAAGGGCCGCCCCACCTACCGCATCGGCAACGACGAGTACGGCTGGCTGCTCTGGGACGCCGACGCCAAACGCTCGGACGTCACCGAGGTCGGCGAACCCCAGTTCGCCGACCAGTACACCCTCGTCGACCGCGGCGAAATCTGA
- a CDS encoding FAD-dependent monooxygenase: MPGRTVLISGASVAGPALAYWLEAAGWQATIVERAAELRSEGQNIDIRGAAREVVRRMGLEDTIRAAGTGEEGTRIVDAGGRTRASFPATRSDTAGATAELEILRGELSRIVVAQTSAEYLFGTTITAVHEDEDGVAVSFTDGPDRRFDVVVLAEGMRSRTRTQVFGTEARIRHLGMYTSYFTIPKKPGDPDWWQWYNAVGGRNLGLRPDNLGTMRATLSFLSPPRGYEDLGQDEQKQLLHRVFRDAGWEAPRMLAAMDDAELYFENLGQVFAPTWHRGRIALLGDAAYCASPLSGMGTSLALVGAYVLGGELSRATSHREAFANYERLMRPYVDKAQKLIPGGPRLANPKSRLGIKVLQTTMGVAARIGSLSLLTPPADKFELPTYS; the protein is encoded by the coding sequence ATGCCCGGCAGGACCGTTCTCATCTCCGGCGCGAGCGTCGCCGGACCGGCACTCGCCTACTGGCTCGAGGCCGCAGGCTGGCAGGCCACCATCGTCGAACGTGCCGCCGAGCTGCGGAGCGAGGGCCAGAACATCGACATCCGCGGCGCGGCCCGCGAGGTCGTCCGGCGAATGGGCCTCGAGGACACGATCCGCGCCGCCGGCACCGGCGAGGAAGGCACCCGCATCGTCGACGCCGGCGGCCGGACCCGGGCAAGCTTCCCGGCGACCAGGTCGGACACCGCCGGCGCGACAGCCGAGCTGGAGATCCTGCGCGGCGAGCTGTCCCGGATCGTCGTGGCGCAGACCAGCGCCGAGTACCTCTTCGGCACCACGATCACCGCCGTCCACGAGGACGAGGACGGCGTGGCGGTCTCCTTCACCGACGGCCCCGACCGGCGCTTCGACGTCGTCGTGCTGGCTGAAGGGATGCGGTCGCGCACCCGCACGCAGGTCTTCGGCACCGAGGCCCGGATCCGCCACCTCGGCATGTACACGTCCTACTTCACCATCCCGAAAAAGCCCGGCGACCCGGACTGGTGGCAGTGGTACAACGCCGTGGGCGGGCGGAACCTCGGCCTGCGCCCGGACAACCTCGGCACGATGCGGGCCACGCTGTCGTTCCTCTCCCCGCCGCGCGGGTACGAGGACCTCGGGCAGGACGAGCAGAAGCAGCTCCTGCACCGTGTCTTCCGCGACGCCGGCTGGGAAGCACCGCGGATGCTCGCGGCGATGGACGACGCCGAGCTCTACTTCGAGAACCTCGGCCAGGTGTTCGCCCCGACGTGGCACCGCGGACGGATCGCGCTGCTGGGAGACGCCGCGTACTGCGCGTCGCCACTGAGCGGGATGGGCACCAGCCTGGCCCTGGTCGGCGCGTACGTGCTGGGCGGCGAGCTGAGCCGGGCCACCTCGCACCGGGAGGCGTTCGCCAACTACGAGCGGCTCATGCGGCCCTACGTGGACAAGGCCCAGAAGCTGATCCCGGGCGGTCCCCGGCTGGCCAACCCGAAGAGCCGCCTCGGCATCAAGGTGCTGCAGACCACGATGGGGGTGGCGGCACGGATCGGGTCGCTCAGCCTGCTGACACCACCGGCCGACAAGTTCGAGCTTCCCACCTACAGCTAG
- a CDS encoding MarR family winged helix-turn-helix transcriptional regulator: protein MIQDKLRLLSAEQQDFARLMAARLGVDAAGLAALYYLSDRGAATPTELARALKISTAATTLVVNRLVAAGHVGREPHPSDRRKVVVVPVQASVDAAYELVRSVAETVETLTAAMTAEERAAVESFLDRMTEAYQQAQAPLRDQHGSTGRPNDIGDGVLFTV, encoded by the coding sequence ATGATCCAGGACAAGCTCCGGCTGCTCTCGGCCGAGCAGCAGGATTTCGCGCGTCTGATGGCCGCCCGCCTGGGTGTGGACGCCGCGGGACTCGCAGCGCTGTACTACCTGAGCGACCGCGGCGCGGCGACGCCGACCGAGCTGGCCCGCGCGCTCAAGATCTCCACCGCGGCCACCACGCTGGTCGTCAACCGCCTCGTGGCCGCGGGCCACGTCGGCCGGGAGCCGCATCCCTCCGACCGTCGCAAGGTCGTGGTGGTCCCGGTGCAGGCTTCGGTCGACGCCGCGTACGAGCTGGTGCGTTCCGTCGCCGAGACGGTGGAGACGCTGACCGCGGCCATGACCGCCGAGGAGCGAGCCGCGGTGGAGAGCTTCCTCGACCGCATGACCGAGGCGTACCAGCAGGCCCAGGCACCTCTGCGCGATCAGCACGGCAGCACCGGCCGGCCGAACGACATCGGCGACGGCGTTCTTTTCACTGTCTGA